One window from the genome of Grus americana isolate bGruAme1 chromosome 2, bGruAme1.mat, whole genome shotgun sequence encodes:
- the YAE1 gene encoding protein YAE1 homolog isoform X3 — protein MSWVQVAVSRSSEDIFDEDADEMYLLQKEWNSTMKKRLKEGYRDGIEAGKELALQEGFNQGYRHGAELMATCGQFRGTLNALLSWCHLNGHDSALSKINNLLDVIGKHEEDVLKYLNSVEQQPDLGHILDSVQDMDLNHTDPAGTEYNEVKPGKHEDVGSSGENICRNNA, from the exons ATGTCCTGGGTACAAGTTGCAGTCAGCCGATCCAGTGAAGATATATTTGATGAAGATGCAGATGAGATGTATCTACTACAGAAAGAATGGAACAGCACcatgaaaaaaagattgaag GAAGGATACAGGGATGGAATTGAGGCTGGGAAAGAACTTGCACTCCAGGAAGGTTTCAATCAAGGTTATAGACATGGAGCTGAGCTGATGGCTACCTGTGGCCAGTTCAGAGGAACCCTGAA tGCTCTCTTATCCTGGTGTCATCTTAATGGACATGATTCTGCCTTAAGTAAGATAAATAATCTTCTTGATGTGATTGGAAAGCATGAAGAAGATGTGCTTAAGTATCTTAATTCTGTTGAACAACAGCCAGATCTTGGACACATTTTAGATTCTGTTCAGGACATGGACCTTAATCACACAGATCCAGCTGGGACAGAGTACAATGAAGTTAAACCTGGAAAACATGAAGACGTTGGCAGCTCTGgtgaaaatatttgtagaaataATG CGTGA
- the YAE1 gene encoding protein YAE1 homolog isoform X2, with amino-acid sequence MSWVQVAVSRSSEDIFDEDADEMYLLQKEWNSTMKKRLKEGYRDGIEAGKELALQEGFNQGYRHGAELMATCGQFRGTLNALLSWCHLNGHDSALSKINNLLDVIGKHEEDVLKYLNSVEQQPDLGHILDSVQDMDLNHTDPAGTEYNEVKPGKHEDVGSSGENICRNNEWSFLVAEFWDIVKAHDISIKWTSEVHSNCYETKLLTASQLLL; translated from the exons ATGTCCTGGGTACAAGTTGCAGTCAGCCGATCCAGTGAAGATATATTTGATGAAGATGCAGATGAGATGTATCTACTACAGAAAGAATGGAACAGCACcatgaaaaaaagattgaag GAAGGATACAGGGATGGAATTGAGGCTGGGAAAGAACTTGCACTCCAGGAAGGTTTCAATCAAGGTTATAGACATGGAGCTGAGCTGATGGCTACCTGTGGCCAGTTCAGAGGAACCCTGAA tGCTCTCTTATCCTGGTGTCATCTTAATGGACATGATTCTGCCTTAAGTAAGATAAATAATCTTCTTGATGTGATTGGAAAGCATGAAGAAGATGTGCTTAAGTATCTTAATTCTGTTGAACAACAGCCAGATCTTGGACACATTTTAGATTCTGTTCAGGACATGGACCTTAATCACACAGATCCAGCTGGGACAGAGTACAATGAAGTTAAACCTGGAAAACATGAAGACGTTGGCAGCTCTGgtgaaaatatttgtagaaataATG AGTGGAGTTTTCTGGTTGCTGAGTTCTGGGACATTGTGAAAGCACATGATATTTCCATTAAATGGACATCTGAGGTTCATTCCAACTGTTATGAAACGAAACTACTTACCGCTTCACAGCTCTTGTTATAA
- the YAE1 gene encoding protein YAE1 homolog isoform X1, with the protein MSWVQVAVSRSSEDIFDEDADEMYLLQKEWNSTMKKRLKEGYRDGIEAGKELALQEGFNQGYRHGAELMATCGQFRGTLNALLSWCHLNGHDSALSKINNLLDVIGKHEEDVLKYLNSVEQQPDLGHILDSVQDMDLNHTDPAGTEYNEVKPGKHEDVGSSGENICRNNGEVGSLQSECSKAKLCTDSERSTLAWVKKQTTWLVEQLGLSLDILHHVQQLEH; encoded by the exons ATGTCCTGGGTACAAGTTGCAGTCAGCCGATCCAGTGAAGATATATTTGATGAAGATGCAGATGAGATGTATCTACTACAGAAAGAATGGAACAGCACcatgaaaaaaagattgaag GAAGGATACAGGGATGGAATTGAGGCTGGGAAAGAACTTGCACTCCAGGAAGGTTTCAATCAAGGTTATAGACATGGAGCTGAGCTGATGGCTACCTGTGGCCAGTTCAGAGGAACCCTGAA tGCTCTCTTATCCTGGTGTCATCTTAATGGACATGATTCTGCCTTAAGTAAGATAAATAATCTTCTTGATGTGATTGGAAAGCATGAAGAAGATGTGCTTAAGTATCTTAATTCTGTTGAACAACAGCCAGATCTTGGACACATTTTAGATTCTGTTCAGGACATGGACCTTAATCACACAGATCCAGCTGGGACAGAGTACAATGAAGTTAAACCTGGAAAACATGAAGACGTTGGCAGCTCTGgtgaaaatatttgtagaaataATGGTGAGGTTGGTTCCTTGCAGTCTGAATGCAGCAAGGCAAAACTCTGCACAGATTCTGAAAGGTCAACCCTTGCTTGGGTTAAAAAGCAGACTACTTGGCTAGTAGAGCAACTGGGCTTATCACTGGATATACTCCATCATGTCCAGCAACTGGAACATTAG